One genomic window of Catenulispora sp. EB89 includes the following:
- a CDS encoding nucleoside 2-deoxyribosyltransferase produces MLYVAHRLFAAHDRALGAQTARILGETAGDDNVFLPFCDTDEEDLVADIKGLRLFELDSARLRYLSGMLALLHGPSLDDGVCMEIGFAAALGVPVVALTTDFITYAATPDGPSWSFPDPLIDFLAADVISARTLGAAPEGRSGRFADFEHRNRAQLVEAVHLACQRLLELTRPAQVNDQKPAREQRLAFVEPSPYGARADGDEIGAKLHELGYQVVTANRLSVNDRLDGAAADWATAISADLLVVDVSGPEAPPGAAAMIGAAVARGRTVLAYNPAPAWTFAHGREPNWRNLMIQYGVSGMFATSAEIKDLVRE; encoded by the coding sequence ATGCTCTACGTAGCGCACCGCCTGTTCGCTGCCCATGACCGAGCTTTAGGCGCACAGACCGCACGCATCCTGGGAGAGACGGCCGGCGACGACAATGTGTTCCTGCCGTTCTGCGACACCGACGAAGAGGACTTGGTCGCCGACATCAAAGGACTCCGCCTGTTCGAGCTGGACTCGGCCCGGTTGAGGTACCTGTCGGGAATGCTGGCCCTGCTGCACGGGCCCAGCCTGGACGACGGCGTCTGCATGGAGATCGGATTCGCCGCCGCCCTCGGCGTGCCGGTGGTCGCGTTGACGACCGACTTCATCACCTATGCAGCCACGCCCGACGGGCCCAGTTGGTCGTTCCCGGACCCGCTGATCGACTTTCTAGCAGCTGATGTGATCAGCGCCCGCACGCTTGGAGCAGCACCCGAGGGGCGGTCCGGACGCTTCGCCGATTTTGAACACCGCAACCGCGCCCAGCTCGTTGAAGCCGTGCACCTTGCATGCCAGCGGCTGCTGGAACTCACCCGACCCGCTCAGGTCAACGATCAAAAGCCGGCACGGGAGCAGCGGCTTGCCTTCGTCGAGCCCTCGCCCTATGGCGCTCGGGCCGATGGGGACGAGATCGGCGCCAAGCTCCATGAGCTCGGCTACCAGGTCGTCACTGCCAACCGCTTGTCCGTCAACGACCGGCTCGACGGCGCTGCGGCGGACTGGGCTACTGCAATTTCTGCGGACCTGCTGGTCGTGGATGTGTCCGGTCCCGAAGCCCCGCCCGGGGCTGCCGCGATGATCGGTGCGGCTGTGGCGAGAGGCCGTACCGTCCTGGCCTACAACCCGGCCCCGGCCTGGACCTTCGCCCACGGGCGGGAACCGAACTGGCGCAACCTGATGATCCAGTACGGGGTCAGTGGCATGTTCGCCACGTCCGCCGAGATCAAAGACCTGGTCCGCGAGTGA
- a CDS encoding MazG-like family protein, which produces MDIRDAQKRAWDNKVAKGFNTSDVALEFGLLTAEVGEAFTAWRKRKPDFGEELADIALYVMALAEMNGIDLDEEIDSKIHKNAKRVYIKDEHGTPHRVVEG; this is translated from the coding sequence TTGGACATCCGTGACGCCCAGAAGCGAGCCTGGGATAACAAGGTAGCCAAAGGCTTCAACACCAGTGACGTCGCACTTGAGTTCGGGCTGCTCACGGCTGAAGTGGGCGAGGCCTTCACCGCCTGGCGCAAGCGCAAACCAGACTTCGGCGAAGAGCTCGCGGACATCGCGCTGTACGTCATGGCGCTGGCTGAGATGAATGGAATCGACCTCGATGAAGAGATCGATTCAAAGATCCACAAGAACGCGAAACGTGTCTACATCAAAGACGAGCACGGCACCCCTCACCGCGTCGTCGAGGGCTGA
- a CDS encoding helix-turn-helix domain-containing protein, whose amino-acid sequence MRIHGTRQTGYFTKLPNATARDHALSFAARGLLAYMLSLPDGAREDVKTLANKSVEGRGTVSRALHELESGGYLTRIKSRDDEGRIRTRVEVFADRDGASAQVEPATIAPGTGQPGGGGSGTKTKESGVKDSLPPGEGTNEPPASGESAGREGEASSRSISLLARLGRDEPRLHLAASEAASLAPLVDAWLAKGMTPGHVTTALTAGLPGHVHQAAALLRHRLVAKMPTEVPPRGPRVEWHECADCGAPLRTAGLCRDCTSTDSQRGQVGFQPVGRAGFERVRAQLRLATVAA is encoded by the coding sequence ATGCGTATCCATGGTACCCGGCAAACCGGGTATTTTACGAAGCTTCCGAACGCGACGGCGCGTGATCACGCGCTCTCATTCGCGGCCCGTGGCCTGCTGGCGTACATGCTTTCGCTCCCTGACGGCGCCCGCGAGGACGTGAAGACGCTAGCGAACAAGTCAGTCGAGGGCCGTGGCACCGTATCGCGGGCACTTCACGAGCTGGAGTCTGGCGGGTACCTGACCCGCATCAAGTCTCGCGATGACGAGGGCCGGATCCGGACCCGCGTAGAAGTCTTCGCGGACCGCGACGGAGCATCAGCGCAGGTGGAACCGGCGACCATCGCTCCGGGAACCGGTCAACCAGGCGGCGGAGGGTCAGGAACCAAAACCAAAGAGTCAGGGGTCAAAGATTCCCTTCCTCCCGGTGAAGGCACCAACGAGCCCCCCGCAAGCGGTGAATCGGCGGGGCGGGAGGGAGAAGCGTCTTCACGATCGATCTCTCTTCTCGCTCGTCTCGGACGAGACGAGCCACGGCTTCACCTCGCTGCGAGCGAGGCAGCGAGCCTAGCGCCGCTCGTCGATGCCTGGCTGGCCAAGGGCATGACGCCGGGCCACGTGACCACCGCGCTGACTGCTGGGCTCCCCGGACACGTACACCAGGCGGCTGCGCTCCTGCGGCATCGGCTCGTGGCTAAGATGCCGACCGAGGTGCCACCGCGCGGGCCGCGCGTCGAGTGGCACGAATGCGCCGACTGCGGTGCTCCCCTGCGAACGGCTGGCTTGTGCCGGGACTGCACGAGTACCGACAGCCAGCGAGGCCAGGTCGGGTTCCAGCCCGTTGGGCGTGCTGGTTTCGAACGTGTCCGAGCCCAGCTGCGCCTCGCAACGGTTGCCGCGTAG
- a CDS encoding BTAD domain-containing putative transcriptional regulator, which translates to MTTNRVLRSAAAGTALLGGVLGLPYVLLAYVGSPIPAKTPSVSRIVWWLRSGQFDDHAAVVVLAYVLWACWAIFTVQVAAQLPGAVRTAIQVRHGGRLQIGRTRSLIGGGAVQVLLTALLVTVLVPRGAIAAASVSNVASASPRPAAVGVADPGATPTASGGTAKRAHVVEQGETLWDIAGRYLGNANRWPEVYQENVGVPQPDGLVLTNPDVILPGWRLTLPASVASIVSPAYVPLPSLQAVAPKPHDPEPTLPAPATAQQFSHDRGHPAVPASPVQRSRTTPRDRVAVGIGTDVYVGIGLAAGIAAALAAGRLRRRTRGRAQFPIPLDDLPSSAGGSGADLERAHLLTVAPPDQGYVQDEEDPYLADWVVEEPPAPVEHSNDGFGLPVLRASAEQEVIRTRKTLEAPVELAWGTAADGSSVPFVAEEAAADALALGGEGADAALRALMIAASAAEGVPDCGTATRVVTTMAVVERVFGSIGPLDVPRIKTVADLPAALDEVEDEIGERRGQLRKLGLRNAADVRRFKPDHLMQPLLLITLPPDASDDVRLTDVIEAGRGLDVHAMVMGQLAGVPSVNVSADGETRAERNQTASPLDGTRAFHMSMETAEEALGVLSEGMPTTSQPVGRAADEGIVPGPRTATSANVSEPFGHPEPPVRIEVFDGLGVVVNGCDISGRFRPRLRTLLAYLGVNPAGAPREYLLQEIFALEVTTKTRHKFSTELSEIRRALRAAAPELSDAAFIDDDPRTERLRFEAATITSDLDLFTRLLASANKAAPADQVEYLTEAIRLYRGPVLPIIEADWVEPVREQQRRRALDAYHRLAHLVEAADLGYAIHLLENAIDVDRYNIETYQRLMRAQAEKGDLTAVRRTFELLSVHMEDLDDAVDQESLDLFERLTRGEPLRQH; encoded by the coding sequence GTGACCACGAACCGAGTCCTCCGGTCCGCTGCGGCCGGCACCGCCTTGCTCGGCGGTGTCCTGGGGCTGCCGTACGTCCTGCTTGCGTACGTCGGGAGCCCGATTCCGGCCAAGACGCCGTCGGTGTCGCGGATCGTTTGGTGGCTGCGGAGCGGCCAGTTCGACGATCACGCTGCTGTCGTCGTTCTCGCCTACGTGCTGTGGGCCTGTTGGGCGATCTTCACCGTCCAGGTCGCGGCGCAGTTGCCAGGCGCGGTGCGAACTGCCATCCAGGTGCGGCACGGTGGCCGGCTGCAGATCGGTCGCACTCGGAGCCTCATCGGCGGAGGCGCGGTACAGGTTCTGCTTACGGCGCTGCTGGTGACGGTGTTGGTTCCGCGCGGTGCGATCGCCGCGGCTTCAGTGTCGAATGTGGCATCGGCCAGCCCCCGCCCCGCAGCTGTCGGGGTTGCCGACCCGGGCGCGACGCCGACGGCGAGCGGCGGCACTGCAAAGCGTGCTCACGTGGTCGAGCAAGGTGAGACTCTGTGGGACATCGCGGGGCGATACCTCGGTAACGCCAACCGATGGCCAGAGGTGTATCAGGAGAACGTCGGCGTTCCCCAGCCTGACGGGCTCGTTCTGACGAACCCTGACGTCATCCTTCCGGGATGGCGACTGACGCTGCCGGCGTCCGTCGCCTCGATCGTGAGCCCGGCGTATGTTCCGCTTCCGTCACTGCAGGCTGTTGCTCCTAAGCCGCACGATCCGGAGCCAACGCTGCCGGCTCCGGCAACCGCACAGCAGTTTTCGCACGACAGAGGCCATCCCGCAGTACCGGCCTCTCCCGTTCAGCGGTCCCGCACGACCCCGCGTGACCGTGTGGCCGTCGGCATCGGCACCGACGTATACGTCGGCATCGGTCTTGCAGCAGGCATCGCGGCGGCACTGGCTGCCGGGCGGCTACGTCGCCGGACTCGTGGCCGTGCTCAGTTTCCGATTCCTCTGGATGACTTGCCGAGCAGCGCCGGTGGTTCGGGGGCTGATCTAGAACGTGCGCATCTCCTCACAGTGGCGCCTCCTGACCAGGGCTACGTCCAGGACGAGGAGGATCCCTACCTCGCCGACTGGGTCGTGGAGGAACCACCTGCTCCAGTCGAGCATTCGAACGACGGGTTCGGACTGCCAGTCTTGAGGGCTTCTGCCGAGCAAGAAGTAATCAGGACGCGGAAGACGCTGGAAGCACCTGTCGAGCTTGCGTGGGGGACCGCTGCCGACGGCAGCTCGGTGCCGTTCGTCGCCGAGGAGGCTGCGGCTGATGCGCTCGCACTTGGCGGCGAGGGCGCCGACGCAGCCCTCCGGGCACTCATGATCGCGGCATCCGCTGCCGAAGGCGTGCCGGACTGCGGTACCGCGACCCGAGTCGTCACCACGATGGCCGTCGTCGAGCGTGTCTTCGGGAGTATCGGGCCCCTAGATGTTCCACGTATCAAGACCGTGGCTGATCTGCCTGCCGCTCTGGACGAAGTCGAGGATGAGATCGGCGAACGTCGAGGTCAGCTCCGGAAGCTTGGACTACGTAACGCGGCGGATGTCCGACGCTTCAAGCCGGATCACCTCATGCAGCCGCTCCTGCTCATCACGCTGCCGCCAGATGCCTCCGACGACGTCCGTCTCACCGATGTCATCGAAGCCGGCCGCGGCCTCGACGTCCACGCCATGGTCATGGGGCAACTGGCGGGCGTACCGAGCGTCAACGTAAGTGCAGACGGCGAGACACGGGCCGAGCGAAACCAGACGGCGTCACCTCTGGACGGAACTCGCGCCTTCCATATGTCGATGGAGACCGCCGAGGAAGCACTTGGCGTTCTGTCCGAAGGCATGCCAACGACGTCGCAGCCGGTGGGTCGTGCAGCAGACGAAGGAATCGTGCCAGGCCCGCGAACGGCAACGTCGGCGAACGTCAGTGAGCCGTTTGGACATCCGGAGCCGCCGGTACGCATCGAGGTCTTCGACGGTCTTGGCGTCGTCGTCAACGGCTGCGACATCAGCGGCCGCTTCCGTCCACGGCTCCGAACGCTACTGGCGTATCTCGGAGTGAATCCCGCCGGCGCCCCTCGCGAATACCTGCTCCAGGAGATCTTCGCCCTAGAGGTCACCACCAAGACGCGGCACAAGTTCTCGACCGAGCTCTCGGAGATCCGCCGCGCTCTACGTGCAGCAGCGCCGGAACTGTCCGATGCTGCATTCATCGACGACGACCCACGCACCGAACGGCTTCGCTTCGAGGCCGCGACGATCACCTCCGATCTCGATCTCTTTACGCGGCTCCTGGCATCAGCGAACAAGGCGGCGCCGGCCGATCAGGTCGAGTACCTGACCGAGGCCATCCGTCTCTACCGAGGTCCGGTTCTGCCGATCATCGAAGCTGATTGGGTTGAACCGGTGCGCGAACAGCAGCGGCGCCGTGCCCTCGACGCCTATCACCGGCTGGCACATCTCGTCGAGGCGGCCGATCTCGGCTACGCGATCCACTTGCTCGAGAACGCGATCGACGTCGACCGCTACAACATTGAGACGTACCAGCGTCTGATGCGTGCCCAGGCGGAGAAAGGCGACCTCACCGCTGTACGCCGCACGTTCGAGTTACTCAGCGTCCATATGGAGGACCTCGACGATGCGGTCGATCAGGAGTCTCTGGACCTGTTCGAACGCCTTACTCGGGGCGAACCGCTCCGACAGCACTGA
- a CDS encoding pilus assembly protein TadG-related protein, protein MIDLRRDDGSATAFVVVIVPALLLVAGFVLDLGLAINARVHALAVAEEAARAGAGALDPVQLRQGGRPSLDPARAQAAARSYLAGAGEGGAVSASANLVTVTVKLQQRTELLRLIGFKSFSIAGTATAAPATSIANPPGSTP, encoded by the coding sequence ATGATCGACCTGCGCCGTGATGACGGAAGCGCAACCGCGTTCGTCGTCGTCATCGTCCCGGCGTTGCTCCTGGTTGCCGGATTCGTCCTGGACCTCGGTTTGGCCATAAACGCTCGGGTCCATGCGCTTGCGGTCGCGGAGGAAGCGGCACGAGCGGGCGCCGGCGCGCTCGACCCCGTTCAGCTTCGCCAAGGCGGCCGACCCTCGCTGGATCCGGCACGCGCCCAGGCAGCGGCTCGCTCGTATCTTGCCGGAGCCGGCGAGGGCGGGGCCGTCAGCGCCAGCGCGAACCTGGTGACGGTCACCGTCAAGCTCCAACAGCGCACCGAGTTGCTGCGGCTGATCGGCTTCAAGAGCTTCAGCATCGCCGGGACCGCCACTGCGGCTCCGGCCACGTCGATCGCGAATCCCCCCGGGAGCACGCCGTGA
- a CDS encoding TadE/TadG family type IV pilus assembly protein: MTVQTVFAIPVLISVLLFVVLCGRLVETRLRVDSAAQDAARAASLARSSHEAQNAAHSAVAGDLGRGGLNCSTYTVSVDITDFRPGGAVRVAVRCAALMSGLTGLGLPGVVGVASHAASPIDQYRGIT, translated from the coding sequence GTGACCGTCCAGACGGTCTTCGCCATCCCGGTACTGATCAGCGTGCTCCTGTTCGTGGTCCTCTGCGGGCGGCTCGTCGAAACCCGGCTCCGCGTCGACTCCGCCGCCCAGGACGCAGCCCGAGCCGCGTCGCTGGCCCGCTCATCGCACGAGGCACAGAACGCTGCGCACAGTGCGGTTGCAGGAGATCTGGGCCGCGGCGGACTGAACTGCAGCACCTACACGGTGAGCGTCGACATCACCGACTTTCGACCGGGCGGCGCTGTCCGGGTGGCCGTGCGGTGCGCAGCCTTGATGAGCGGGCTCACAGGACTCGGGCTGCCGGGTGTGGTGGGCGTGGCCTCCCACGCGGCAAGTCCAATCGATCAATACCGGGGAATCACATGA
- a CDS encoding TadE/TadG family type IV pilus assembly protein, giving the protein MTLMTPLLILCVVAVVQFGVWLHATHTAQAIAAQALQTARVSEGSAAAGREQAQALLTAAGRHLVLNSTVDVVRDAQRARVRIHGQAQQVLPFLNLPVNVAAAGPVERLTTAG; this is encoded by the coding sequence ATGACGCTCATGACGCCGCTGCTGATTCTGTGCGTCGTGGCCGTGGTCCAGTTCGGTGTGTGGCTGCACGCGACACACACCGCCCAGGCAATCGCGGCCCAGGCACTTCAAACCGCTCGCGTAAGTGAAGGCAGTGCGGCTGCCGGTCGCGAGCAGGCCCAGGCGCTCCTGACCGCGGCCGGGCGCCACCTGGTCCTGAATTCGACTGTCGACGTAGTCCGCGACGCGCAGCGTGCCCGCGTGAGGATCCATGGCCAGGCCCAGCAGGTGCTGCCGTTCCTGAACCTTCCAGTCAACGTCGCCGCCGCCGGCCCGGTTGAGCGCTTGACGACGGCAGGCTGA
- a CDS encoding type II secretion system F family protein: MVVMLAGALFGAGLMVGWLAFRLPAAAPATHEFADDTMYADGEWLARMGRPLARKLIVLGLPRASIRRDLVVLDRVPEVHLATQTAATLAGFLLSWLLQAGLGFSLPFTGFMSITAAAVFWYLVDAEVTAKAAEARADALADLSVFLDVTVNALAAGTGVEQALSGASEIGDSPAFERLRHALDVAFLSRVPIHQVFAELGTTLGLAEITDLAASLQLAGSEGAKIRTSLAAKAEAIRSKILADEEAEAAATTERMTVPIALLMTGFLVLIGYPAMASALSALHQH, encoded by the coding sequence ATGGTGGTGATGCTGGCTGGCGCGCTGTTCGGCGCAGGACTGATGGTTGGATGGCTGGCCTTTCGACTGCCGGCAGCAGCCCCGGCGACACACGAATTCGCCGACGACACCATGTACGCGGACGGCGAATGGCTCGCCCGGATGGGCCGACCACTCGCCCGGAAGCTGATCGTCCTGGGGTTACCGCGTGCATCGATCCGACGAGATCTGGTGGTCTTGGACCGCGTCCCCGAGGTCCACCTAGCGACTCAGACGGCGGCGACCCTCGCGGGCTTCCTGCTGTCCTGGCTTCTTCAAGCGGGCCTCGGCTTTTCGCTGCCGTTCACGGGCTTCATGTCGATCACCGCCGCCGCGGTCTTCTGGTATCTCGTTGACGCTGAGGTCACGGCCAAGGCCGCTGAGGCCCGCGCGGATGCTCTCGCCGACCTGTCGGTGTTCCTGGACGTCACCGTCAACGCCCTCGCAGCAGGCACCGGAGTAGAGCAGGCCCTCAGCGGAGCATCGGAGATCGGCGACTCCCCAGCGTTCGAACGGCTTCGCCACGCGCTGGACGTCGCCTTCCTCTCCCGCGTGCCGATTCACCAGGTCTTCGCCGAGCTCGGAACGACTCTTGGACTAGCAGAGATCACTGACCTGGCGGCTTCACTGCAACTAGCCGGGTCGGAAGGCGCGAAGATCCGCACATCACTCGCTGCGAAGGCCGAAGCGATCCGCTCCAAGATCCTCGCCGACGAGGAAGCCGAGGCGGCAGCCACGACCGAACGCATGACCGTCCCGATCGCCCTGCTGATGACCGGCTTCCTCGTTCTCATCGGCTATCCGGCCATGGCCAGTGCGCTGTCAGCGCTGCACCAGCACTAA
- a CDS encoding type II secretion system F family protein, with the protein MNVGAIGMLCGTTIGLGLACGVAAFRGEPATRRFRLGRRFMLAELRGRSRKLAACIGAGVATGLITGWPVAALAGGLATWWLPALLGPDRSTARELARTEAVATFTEMLRDTLSAAAGIGQAVRSSCAAAPEAISVEARGLARRIEDQQDLAVALAAFADELHDPTADIVVVCLVHAIRNSAQDLAGLLGSLAATARTHAAQRKRAQAARVQVRTSVRIVTCVTAGMLAGLFVLDRSFLSPYGSASGQLVLACGLALFAAGYAWLWRMAKPRTRRRLLTRIDQVQETPSWW; encoded by the coding sequence ATGAACGTCGGCGCGATCGGAATGCTCTGCGGTACCACGATCGGCCTCGGCTTGGCCTGTGGGGTCGCGGCGTTCCGCGGCGAGCCTGCAACCCGGCGGTTCAGGCTCGGTCGACGGTTCATGCTCGCCGAGCTGAGGGGCCGTTCTCGGAAGCTGGCCGCATGCATCGGCGCCGGCGTGGCTACTGGTCTGATCACAGGCTGGCCGGTGGCGGCTCTGGCCGGCGGCCTCGCGACGTGGTGGCTTCCTGCCCTGCTCGGGCCCGATCGGTCGACGGCTCGGGAACTGGCCCGTACCGAGGCGGTGGCGACCTTCACCGAGATGTTGCGCGACACCTTGTCGGCAGCGGCAGGCATCGGACAAGCCGTTCGCTCATCCTGCGCTGCCGCGCCGGAAGCGATCTCTGTAGAGGCCCGCGGGCTGGCTCGCCGGATTGAGGATCAGCAAGACCTCGCCGTCGCGCTGGCGGCTTTCGCGGACGAACTCCACGACCCGACGGCGGACATCGTCGTGGTCTGCCTGGTTCACGCGATTCGGAACAGCGCACAGGATCTGGCCGGCCTGCTCGGTTCGCTGGCCGCTACAGCCCGTACGCACGCGGCGCAGCGCAAGCGCGCACAGGCCGCGCGCGTGCAGGTCCGGACGAGCGTCCGCATCGTCACGTGCGTGACAGCCGGCATGCTCGCTGGGCTCTTCGTGCTGGACCGGTCCTTCCTGTCCCCGTACGGATCCGCGAGCGGGCAGCTCGTTCTTGCCTGCGGTCTCGCACTATTCGCTGCGGGCTACGCCTGGCTCTGGCGTATGGCCAAGCCGCGAACCAGGAGACGCCTGCTGACCCGCATCGACCAGGTACAGGAGACCCCGTCATGGTGGTGA
- a CDS encoding CpaF family protein: MTASLGSVAEVTAVVARRLSLTVRAEQDRTGAVIPSARRRELAEELIAAEVRIRLSAMGQPNGPAFADEAATLEKSVTDALCAMGGLQPYLDMPDVENINATGHDQVFLRFADGRRERGAFPIADSDVDLIDLIRTAAARVGHEERRFDRGAPMLSLQLPDGSRLFAVMAVTKRPSISVRRHRYPKATLSDLIALSTVDAGLAAFLAAAVRAKLNILIAGGTGAGKTTMLRALASEMDPTERLVTIEDALELGLDTDPDRHWDVVPMQAREANSEGRGAISQAELVRAGLRMSPDRVIVGEIRGAEVIPMCNAMSQGNDGSMATLHASTSRGVFAKLAAYAAQAPERLDLPSTNLLVANALHLVVQLDQAPDGTRVVSSVLEITGADGAMVVANEIFRPGPDRRAVPATPPARLAQLAAAGYDPATFRRPR, encoded by the coding sequence GTGACGGCGTCGCTGGGATCGGTGGCCGAGGTGACCGCGGTGGTGGCCCGCAGGCTCTCTCTAACTGTGCGCGCAGAGCAGGACCGAACTGGTGCCGTAATTCCCTCCGCTCGACGTCGCGAGCTGGCTGAAGAGCTGATCGCGGCGGAAGTCCGGATCCGCCTTTCCGCGATGGGACAGCCCAACGGCCCCGCGTTCGCGGATGAGGCCGCGACGTTGGAGAAGTCCGTCACGGATGCGCTGTGCGCGATGGGTGGCCTCCAGCCCTATCTCGATATGCCGGACGTCGAGAACATCAACGCCACAGGTCACGACCAGGTCTTTCTCCGCTTCGCTGATGGCAGGCGGGAGCGCGGAGCGTTCCCGATCGCGGACAGCGACGTGGATCTGATCGACTTGATCCGCACGGCCGCCGCGCGCGTCGGCCACGAGGAGCGACGGTTCGACCGGGGCGCCCCGATGCTCTCGCTCCAGCTCCCCGACGGATCCCGGCTGTTCGCGGTCATGGCGGTGACGAAGAGGCCCAGTATCAGTGTCCGCAGGCATCGCTACCCGAAGGCGACTCTGTCGGATCTGATCGCTCTGAGCACCGTGGATGCCGGTCTTGCGGCGTTCCTCGCGGCCGCTGTACGCGCGAAGCTCAATATCCTTATCGCTGGCGGCACGGGTGCGGGCAAGACCACCATGCTCCGAGCGCTCGCCTCCGAGATGGACCCGACCGAACGGCTCGTCACTATCGAGGACGCACTCGAGCTCGGCCTGGACACCGACCCGGACCGACACTGGGACGTCGTCCCGATGCAGGCCCGCGAGGCGAACTCCGAAGGCCGCGGAGCGATCTCCCAAGCTGAACTCGTCCGCGCCGGCCTGCGTATGTCGCCGGACCGGGTCATCGTCGGTGAGATCCGCGGTGCTGAGGTCATCCCTATGTGCAACGCGATGTCGCAGGGCAACGACGGTTCCATGGCCACGCTGCACGCCTCGACGTCGAGGGGCGTGTTCGCCAAGCTGGCCGCGTACGCGGCGCAGGCTCCGGAGCGGCTTGATCTGCCGTCGACGAACTTGCTCGTGGCGAACGCGCTGCACCTGGTCGTTCAGTTGGACCAGGCCCCAGACGGCACCCGCGTGGTGTCGTCGGTTCTGGAAATCACCGGCGCCGATGGCGCGATGGTGGTCGCGAACGAGATCTTCCGCCCTGGTCCGGACCGTCGTGCGGTTCCGGCGACTCCACCTGCGCGGCTGGCCCAGCTGGCGGCCGCGGGCTACGACCCGGCGACGTTCCGGAGGCCCCGATGA
- a CDS encoding SAF domain-containing protein yields the protein MSKIAFPTQDAARSTSSPTGPDADPVTVRARLAGRVRIPYAVTSVALVVTGAVVFTVASWQISGRAPVLAVAQPIAAGQVVTADDVQVVKVGAASDLGLVPSINESEVVGHVAAMPLSTGTLLTTHMVGTADFPPAGQAVIGVALKAGTFPPRLGVGDRVNVWPGPDVAAVTSASSAPVALASNAVVTSVGSADSVGTTVATLLVDAQAAPKVTQAPSLSVVEVSPNQVGQP from the coding sequence TTGTCCAAAATCGCGTTCCCAACTCAGGACGCAGCTCGTAGCACGTCGTCGCCGACCGGTCCGGATGCCGATCCGGTGACGGTACGTGCGCGACTTGCCGGCCGAGTTCGGATTCCGTACGCCGTGACGTCGGTCGCGTTGGTCGTCACCGGCGCCGTGGTCTTCACCGTCGCGTCGTGGCAGATCAGCGGTCGCGCCCCGGTCCTGGCCGTCGCGCAGCCGATCGCTGCCGGCCAGGTCGTTACGGCGGACGACGTTCAAGTTGTGAAGGTCGGCGCGGCGTCGGATCTGGGTCTGGTGCCCTCGATCAATGAGTCGGAAGTCGTCGGCCACGTCGCGGCGATGCCTCTCTCGACCGGCACTCTGCTGACGACTCACATGGTCGGGACAGCTGACTTCCCGCCTGCCGGCCAGGCCGTGATCGGTGTGGCTTTGAAGGCCGGGACTTTCCCACCACGGCTTGGCGTCGGGGACCGCGTGAACGTCTGGCCTGGTCCTGATGTGGCTGCGGTGACGTCGGCTTCATCCGCGCCGGTCGCTCTCGCATCCAATGCGGTGGTCACGTCTGTGGGATCCGCGGACTCTGTCGGCACCACCGTGGCCACGCTGCTCGTCGATGCGCAGGCAGCCCCGAAGGTTACACAGGCGCCTTCGCTGTCGGTGGTGGAAGTGTCTCCGAACCAGGTGGGTCAGCCGTGA
- a CDS encoding GntR family transcriptional regulator: MDTVAQVEENLRGWITDGSLLPGQQLPSERALVKRLGVGRNTVRLAIGRLIADGSVRTDHDQRYIVCDSCRADPPVRRFKVDSSEVVLQGPTFDLERRELSYSNGQQRQTYILRSPTTVLTAVLDADDRLLMVWRQRAWGSGSWELPSGIVKDGEDLAVAAARSTRALTGVRPKKLRHLMGYQPWADIADAREELFTAWAAAKTPIRTDLRNECVPDWIGLSELPGLIEDKKVVGGTSLIAALAVFVCRSSEIPKSLEWVKLFCAA, from the coding sequence ATGGATACAGTTGCGCAAGTTGAAGAGAACCTACGAGGTTGGATCACCGACGGCTCCCTCTTGCCCGGCCAGCAGCTGCCGTCCGAGAGAGCCCTCGTCAAGCGGCTTGGTGTCGGTCGGAATACGGTGCGGCTCGCAATCGGGAGGTTGATCGCAGATGGCAGCGTCCGAACCGACCACGACCAGCGGTACATCGTCTGCGACTCTTGTCGAGCTGACCCGCCCGTCCGGCGATTCAAAGTGGATTCCTCGGAGGTCGTCCTACAAGGCCCGACTTTCGACCTCGAGCGGCGAGAACTCAGCTATTCCAACGGCCAGCAGAGACAGACCTACATCCTGCGGTCGCCAACAACGGTGCTGACAGCAGTCCTCGACGCCGACGATCGCCTGCTCATGGTCTGGCGACAGCGGGCATGGGGATCCGGCTCGTGGGAGCTTCCGAGCGGCATCGTCAAGGACGGCGAAGATCTGGCAGTGGCAGCAGCGCGCAGCACAAGAGCGCTGACCGGCGTCCGTCCGAAGAAACTCCGACACTTGATGGGCTATCAGCCGTGGGCTGACATCGCCGATGCGCGCGAGGAGTTGTTCACCGCCTGGGCTGCCGCCAAGACGCCCATCAGGACGGACCTTCGTAACGAATGTGTGCCGGACTGGATCGGGTTGTCTGAGCTTCCAGGGCTGATCGAGGACAAGAAGGTAGTCGGTGGCACGTCACTGATCGCGGCCCTCGCCGTATTCGTTTGCAGAAGCTCCGAGATTCCAAAGTCACTCGAATGGGTGAAACTCTTCTGTGCGGCATAA